In Coprothermobacter sp., one DNA window encodes the following:
- a CDS encoding threonine synthase — MNRQLMCVTCGSTYPCEDRRLRCDCGGLLDVQLDMDSAPSPAALAATFESRLTSRLPEDLSGVWRYRELVLDLPAEDIATFPEGRTNLYTLDAAPLGLSALWAKHEGENPTGSFKDRGMTVAVSWARHQGARALICASTGNTSASLAAYGARAHLPVFVLIPEGKIAQGKLAQALAYGAHTLQIDGSFDDAMHAVEQMATQHNLTLVNSLNSFRLEGQKTIILDSYFQLGQMLPDWIVVPGGNLGNTSAFGKALVEMKALGLIDHVPRLAVIQAEGASPFARAAQDNFRRFEPVQPETIATAIRIGNPVNYEKAVRAIRFTDGVVTSVTDAEILQAKHDLDRQAIGCEPASAASLAGLRRLVREQVVRPGESALLIITGNLLKDPDTTIALATGQTAGLGIPGAASLDACANEPRHVPSDPETIARIIEEELQ, encoded by the coding sequence ATGTGTGTAACGTGTGGATCGACCTACCCTTGCGAAGACCGGCGGCTCCGATGCGACTGCGGCGGACTACTCGACGTTCAGCTCGACATGGACAGCGCTCCGTCTCCTGCTGCTCTCGCCGCCACATTCGAATCACGTCTCACGTCCCGTCTGCCCGAGGACCTCTCCGGCGTCTGGCGCTACCGCGAACTTGTGCTGGACTTGCCTGCTGAGGACATTGCCACCTTCCCGGAGGGCCGCACCAACCTGTACACACTGGACGCCGCCCCGCTCGGTCTGTCTGCTCTCTGGGCCAAGCACGAAGGAGAAAACCCTACCGGCTCCTTCAAGGACCGGGGCATGACCGTCGCTGTGAGCTGGGCCAGACACCAGGGAGCACGGGCGCTCATCTGCGCCTCCACCGGCAACACCTCTGCTTCGCTGGCCGCATACGGCGCCCGCGCCCACCTTCCCGTCTTCGTCCTCATCCCTGAGGGCAAGATTGCGCAAGGCAAGCTGGCGCAGGCACTTGCGTACGGGGCTCACACTCTGCAGATCGACGGCAGCTTCGACGATGCCATGCACGCCGTGGAACAGATGGCGACACAGCACAACCTGACCCTGGTCAACTCGCTGAACTCGTTCCGCCTGGAAGGACAGAAAACTATCATCCTGGACAGCTACTTCCAGCTTGGGCAAATGCTGCCGGACTGGATCGTCGTCCCGGGAGGAAACCTGGGAAACACAAGCGCGTTCGGCAAGGCTCTCGTCGAGATGAAGGCGCTGGGCCTCATCGACCACGTGCCGCGTCTCGCGGTCATCCAGGCCGAAGGCGCATCCCCCTTCGCGCGTGCCGCGCAGGACAACTTCCGCCGCTTCGAGCCCGTGCAGCCGGAGACCATCGCGACCGCCATCCGCATCGGCAATCCGGTCAACTACGAGAAGGCCGTGCGCGCCATCCGATTCACGGACGGTGTCGTGACCAGCGTCACCGATGCCGAGATCCTGCAGGCAAAACATGACCTTGACCGACAAGCTATTGGGTGCGAACCGGCATCGGCCGCCTCGCTTGCCGGCCTGCGCAGGCTGGTGCGCGAACAGGTCGTACGTCCCGGCGAGAGCGCTCTGCTGATCATCACCGGCAACCTGCTCAAGGACCCGGACACAACCATCGCACTGGCGACGGGACAGACAGCCGGACTCGGTATCCCGGGGGCCGCGTCGCTGGACGCCTGCGCCAACGAGCCGCGCCACGTACCCTCGGATCCTGAGACGATCGCCCGCATCATCGAGGAGGAATTGCAGTGA